A region of Pseudomonas sp. Marseille-Q3773 DNA encodes the following proteins:
- the ycaC gene encoding isochorismate family cysteine hydrolase YcaC, translated as MSQPDYKRLNKDDAVVLLVDHQTGLISLVQDFSPNEFKNNVLALGDLAKFFGLPTILTTSFEQGPNGPLVPELKEMFPDAPYIARPGQINAWDNEDFVKAIKATGRKQLIIAGVVTDVCVAFPTLSALAEGFEVFVVTDASGTFNETVQQAAWVRMTQAGAQMMNWFSVACELHRDWRNDIEGLGNLLSQRIPNYRNLMNSYAVLSSR; from the coding sequence ATGAGCCAACCCGATTACAAGCGCTTGAACAAAGACGACGCCGTGGTGCTGCTGGTCGACCACCAGACCGGCCTGATCTCGCTGGTGCAGGACTTTTCGCCCAACGAGTTCAAGAACAACGTGCTGGCCCTGGGCGACCTGGCCAAGTTCTTCGGCCTGCCGACCATCCTCACCACCAGCTTCGAGCAAGGCCCGAACGGCCCGCTGGTGCCCGAGCTGAAAGAAATGTTCCCGGACGCGCCATACATCGCCCGCCCCGGCCAGATCAACGCCTGGGACAACGAAGATTTCGTCAAGGCAATCAAGGCCACTGGCCGCAAGCAGCTGATCATCGCCGGTGTGGTAACCGATGTGTGCGTGGCCTTCCCGACCCTGTCGGCGTTGGCGGAAGGCTTTGAAGTGTTCGTGGTCACCGATGCCTCGGGCACCTTCAACGAGACCGTGCAGCAGGCGGCCTGGGTGCGCATGACCCAGGCGGGGGCGCAGATGATGAACTGGTTCTCGGTGGCCTGTGAACTGCATCGCGACTGGCGCAACGACATCGAGGGGCTGGGCAACCTGCTGTCGCAGCGCATCCCCAACTATCGCAACCTGATGAACAGCTATGCGGTCTTGAGCTCGCGTTGA
- a CDS encoding AraC family transcriptional regulator: MHPGTPEAPLQTPGALTPARLRRAKELMLHSPLSIIEIAAVCNLTRSHFSRAFKVATGLSPQAWRLLARMEKAKRLLATEAPITHVSLECGFCDQAHFTRAFSRLVGQPPKAWRQAQVLS; this comes from the coding sequence ATGCACCCTGGGACGCCCGAAGCGCCGCTGCAAACCCCCGGCGCACTAACGCCCGCGCGGCTGCGCCGGGCCAAGGAACTGATGTTGCACAGCCCGTTGTCGATCATCGAGATCGCCGCGGTATGCAACCTCACTCGCAGCCATTTCTCCCGCGCGTTCAAAGTGGCTACCGGCCTGTCGCCCCAGGCCTGGCGCCTGCTGGCGCGCATGGAAAAGGCCAAGCGCCTGCTCGCCACCGAAGCGCCCATCACCCACGTGAGCCTGGAATGCGGCTTTTGCGACCAGGCCCATTTCACCCGCGCATTCAGCCGCCTGGTCGGCCAGCCGCCGAAGGCGTGGCGCCAGGCGCAGGTACTTTCTTAA
- a CDS encoding GlxA family transcriptional regulator: MQEKPAHRTVAMVLFNDVLLLDVTGPMDAFAIANRFLPAERQYRLLTLAEGEAAVRGSCGLKVVADRRLEDLPEAVDLLLVPGGPGAYDIALPGIERWLPQAVRRARRFGAICTGVFLLGRAGLLDGYRCTTHWNYVERLAQAFPLAKVETEQIYVIDRCLITSGGITAGIDLALAVVAEDHGKALALDVAKVLLVARHRQGGQTPYGPLLAAVPRDDSPIARVQAYIVDHIEQAFTVQKMADLVAMSGRNFARTFQREVGITPLQYLQNARIDRARKLLEGSDLPLKVVAAQCGFGSDRHMRKVFCERIGMTPAQYRAQFGGS; this comes from the coding sequence ATGCAGGAAAAACCCGCCCACCGCACCGTGGCCATGGTGCTGTTCAACGATGTGTTGCTGCTGGATGTCACCGGCCCCATGGATGCATTCGCCATCGCCAACCGGTTCCTGCCGGCAGAGCGGCAGTACCGGCTGCTGACCTTGGCCGAGGGGGAAGCGGCGGTACGCGGCTCATGCGGCCTGAAAGTGGTCGCTGACCGGCGCCTGGAAGACCTGCCAGAAGCCGTCGACCTGTTGCTGGTGCCAGGCGGCCCGGGCGCCTATGACATCGCCCTGCCCGGAATCGAGCGCTGGCTGCCCCAGGCCGTGCGCCGCGCCAGGCGCTTCGGCGCCATCTGTACCGGAGTGTTCCTGCTGGGGCGGGCCGGGTTGCTCGATGGCTATCGCTGCACCACCCACTGGAACTACGTGGAGCGGCTGGCACAGGCGTTTCCCCTGGCCAAGGTCGAAACCGAGCAGATCTACGTGATAGACCGCTGCCTGATCACTTCGGGCGGCATCACCGCAGGTATCGACCTGGCGCTGGCGGTGGTCGCTGAAGACCACGGCAAGGCACTGGCCCTGGACGTGGCGAAAGTGCTGCTGGTCGCCCGCCATCGCCAGGGCGGGCAGACGCCCTACGGGCCGCTGCTGGCGGCGGTGCCGCGGGATGACTCGCCGATTGCCCGGGTACAGGCGTACATCGTCGACCATATCGAGCAGGCGTTTACCGTACAGAAAATGGCCGACCTGGTGGCCATGAGCGGGCGCAACTTCGCCCGTACGTTCCAGCGCGAGGTGGGTATCACACCGTTGCAGTACCTGCAGAACGCGCGCATCGACCGGGCGCGCAAGCTGCTGGAAGGTAGCGATCTGCCGTTGAAGGTGGTGGCCGCGCAGTGCGGGTTCGGCAGCGACCGGCATATGCGCAAGGTGTTCTGCGAGCGGATCGGCATGACGCCGGCGCAGTATCGGGCGCAGTTCGGCGGCAGTTGA
- a CDS encoding monovalent cation:proton antiporter-2 (CPA2) family protein, with translation MPHEGSLLQTAVIFLLAAVLAVPLAKRLQLGAVLGYLLAGVIIGPQALGLIRDTESVAHISELGVVLLLFIIGLELSPKRLWLMRKAVFGVGTAQVLLTGAVIGAIALFGFSQTLPAAIVLGLGLALSSTALGLQSLAESKQLNAPHGRLAFAILLFQDIAAIPLIALVPLLAASGPDTSSGDSLGHGLKVFASIAVVIVGGRYLLRPVFRTVARTRLPEVSTATALLVVIGTAWLMEQAGISMALGAFLAGLLLADSEYRHELESQIEPFKGLLLGLFFISVGMGANLRLLLEMPLVLLGLTLLLVAVKLVLLIGVGRLAGGLSNASALRLGMVLAAGGEFAFVVFKLGKDQGLFDAQTYDLLLMTITLSMAITPLLMIGCARALKRPQAVREVPEHYKQIQTDTPRVVIVGMGRMGQIVARILRAQKIPFIALETSVDTIEMTRMFEQVPVFYGDPLRPEVLHAAKVGEAEYFIITIDDPEAAIHTAERVKRLYPHLKVLARARNRQHVHKLVDAGAEPIRETFYSSLEMTRRALVGLGLSDEQAADRIERFTQHDEEVLVAQGQVRDDRAKVMQTAKEARVELERLFASDAD, from the coding sequence ATGCCACACGAAGGCAGCCTTCTGCAAACCGCGGTGATCTTCCTGCTCGCCGCAGTCCTCGCCGTCCCCCTGGCCAAGCGCCTGCAGCTGGGGGCCGTGCTCGGCTACCTGCTTGCCGGGGTGATCATCGGCCCGCAAGCACTCGGCCTGATCCGCGACACCGAAAGCGTGGCGCACATTTCCGAACTGGGCGTGGTCCTGCTGCTGTTCATCATCGGCCTGGAATTGTCGCCCAAGCGCTTGTGGCTGATGCGCAAGGCGGTGTTCGGTGTCGGTACTGCCCAGGTGCTGCTGACCGGCGCAGTGATCGGCGCCATCGCGCTATTCGGCTTCAGCCAGACGCTACCGGCAGCCATCGTGCTCGGCCTGGGCCTGGCGTTGTCGTCCACCGCCCTCGGCCTGCAGAGCCTGGCCGAGAGCAAGCAGCTCAACGCGCCACACGGTCGCCTGGCGTTCGCCATCCTGTTGTTCCAGGACATTGCCGCAATCCCGCTGATCGCCCTGGTCCCGCTGCTGGCCGCCAGTGGCCCGGACACCAGCAGTGGCGACAGCCTGGGGCATGGCCTGAAGGTGTTCGCCAGCATTGCCGTGGTCATTGTCGGTGGCCGTTACCTGCTGCGCCCGGTGTTTCGCACCGTGGCACGCACGCGCCTGCCGGAAGTGTCCACGGCCACCGCGCTGCTGGTAGTGATCGGCACCGCCTGGCTGATGGAACAGGCCGGTATCTCCATGGCCCTGGGTGCCTTCCTTGCCGGCCTGCTGCTGGCCGACTCGGAATACCGCCACGAGCTGGAATCGCAGATCGAACCGTTCAAGGGCTTGTTGCTGGGGCTGTTTTTCATCAGCGTCGGCATGGGTGCCAACCTGCGCCTGCTGCTGGAGATGCCGCTGGTGCTGCTGGGCCTGACCCTGTTGCTGGTGGCGGTGAAGCTGGTGTTGCTGATCGGCGTCGGCCGCCTGGCCGGTGGCCTGAGCAACGCCAGCGCGCTGCGCCTGGGCATGGTGCTGGCCGCAGGTGGCGAGTTCGCCTTCGTGGTGTTCAAGCTGGGCAAGGACCAAGGCCTGTTCGATGCCCAGACCTACGACCTGCTGTTGATGACCATCACCCTGTCGATGGCGATTACCCCGCTGTTGATGATTGGCTGCGCCCGCGCCCTCAAGCGCCCGCAAGCGGTGCGTGAAGTGCCTGAGCATTACAAGCAGATCCAGACCGACACGCCACGGGTAGTAATCGTCGGCATGGGCCGCATGGGCCAGATCGTCGCGCGCATCCTGCGCGCTCAGAAGATCCCGTTCATTGCCCTGGAAACCTCGGTGGACACCATCGAGATGACGCGTATGTTCGAGCAGGTGCCGGTGTTCTATGGCGACCCGCTGCGCCCCGAGGTGCTGCATGCGGCCAAGGTGGGTGAGGCGGAGTACTTCATCATCACCATCGATGACCCGGAGGCCGCCATCCATACGGCAGAGCGGGTCAAACGCCTGTACCCGCACCTGAAAGTGCTCGCCCGAGCGCGTAACCGCCAGCATGTGCACAAACTGGTGGATGCGGGTGCCGAACCGATTCGCGAGACGTTCTACTCCAGCCTCGAGATGACCCGCCGGGCATTGGTGGGGCTGGGCTTGAGCGACGAGCAGGCGGCGGACCGCATCGAGCGGTTTACCCAGCATGACGAAGAGGTGCTGGTGGCCCAGGGGCAGGTGCGTGACGACCGGGCCAAGGTGATGCAGACGGCCAAGGAGGCGCGGGTGGAGTTGGAGCGGTTGTTTGCTTCGGATGCGGATTGA
- the ycaC gene encoding isochorismate family cysteine hydrolase YcaC yields the protein MSKFTYNRLNKDDAAVLLVDHQAGLLSLVRDIEPDAFKNNVLALADLAKFFNLPTILTTSFEQGPNGPLVPELKALFPDAPYIARPGQINAWDNEDFVKAVKATGKKQLIIAGVVTEVCVAFPALSALEEEFDVFVVTDASGTFNAMTRDAAHDRMSQAGAQLMTWFGVACELHRDWRNDIEGLAALCSNHIPDYRNLITSYNALTAGK from the coding sequence ATGAGCAAATTCACCTACAACCGCCTGAACAAAGACGACGCCGCTGTCTTGCTGGTCGACCATCAGGCTGGCCTGCTGTCGCTGGTGCGCGACATCGAGCCGGACGCGTTCAAGAACAACGTGCTGGCCCTGGCCGACCTGGCCAAGTTCTTCAACCTGCCGACCATCCTCACCACCAGCTTCGAGCAAGGCCCGAACGGCCCGCTGGTTCCCGAGCTGAAAGCGCTGTTCCCGGACGCCCCGTACATTGCCCGCCCAGGCCAGATCAATGCCTGGGACAACGAAGATTTCGTCAAGGCAGTGAAGGCCACCGGCAAGAAGCAGCTGATCATCGCCGGCGTGGTGACCGAGGTCTGTGTAGCCTTCCCGGCACTGTCCGCCCTGGAAGAAGAGTTCGACGTATTCGTGGTGACCGATGCTTCCGGCACCTTCAACGCCATGACCCGCGACGCTGCCCACGACCGCATGAGCCAGGCCGGTGCGCAACTGATGACCTGGTTCGGCGTGGCCTGTGAACTGCACCGCGACTGGCGCAACGACATCGAAGGCCTGGCGGCGCTGTGCTCCAACCACATCCCCGACTACCGCAACCTGATTACCAGCTACAACGCACTGACTGCGGGTAAGTAA
- a CDS encoding LysR substrate-binding domain-containing protein: MEDLNSLYYFTQVVEHGGFAPAGRALDMPKSKLSRRIADLEDRLGVRLLHRTSRHCSLTEIGQAYYNRCLAMRVEAEGAAEIIERNRSEPRGLVRISCPTTLLNSWVGPMLTRYMLKYPQVELFIESTNRRVDLLHEGFDVALRVRFPPLENTDMVMKVLSNSTQCLVGQPQYLERLPKGFDPQLLGTLPSLHWGSAQREYHWQLFQGEDTSHSIVIPHTPRMVTDDLFALRHFVVAGVGIAHLPRVAVREDLASGRLVELLPGWHPRCGIVHAIFPSRRGLLPSVRALIDHLAEEFAISDMA; encoded by the coding sequence TTGGAAGACCTTAACTCCCTCTACTACTTCACCCAGGTAGTCGAGCACGGCGGTTTCGCCCCGGCCGGGCGGGCGCTGGACATGCCCAAGTCAAAACTCAGCCGGCGCATCGCCGACCTTGAAGACCGCCTGGGCGTACGCCTGCTGCACCGCACCAGCCGCCATTGTTCACTCACCGAGATCGGCCAGGCCTACTACAACCGCTGCCTGGCCATGCGCGTGGAAGCCGAGGGCGCGGCGGAGATCATCGAGCGCAACCGCAGCGAACCGCGCGGCCTGGTACGCATCAGCTGCCCGACTACCCTGCTCAACTCCTGGGTCGGGCCGATGCTGACCCGCTACATGCTCAAGTACCCCCAGGTGGAACTGTTCATCGAGAGCACCAACCGCCGCGTCGACCTGCTGCACGAAGGTTTCGACGTCGCTCTGCGGGTGCGCTTCCCGCCACTGGAAAACACCGACATGGTGATGAAGGTACTGAGCAACAGTACCCAGTGCCTGGTCGGCCAGCCGCAATATCTGGAGCGGCTGCCCAAAGGCTTCGACCCGCAACTGCTCGGCACGCTGCCCAGCCTGCACTGGGGCAGCGCCCAACGCGAATACCACTGGCAGTTGTTCCAGGGCGAGGACACCAGCCACAGCATTGTCATCCCGCATACGCCACGCATGGTCACCGACGACCTGTTCGCCCTGCGTCATTTCGTGGTCGCTGGTGTGGGCATCGCGCACCTGCCGCGGGTGGCAGTGCGCGAGGACCTGGCGTCAGGGCGGCTGGTGGAGCTGTTGCCGGGTTGGCACCCGCGCTGCGGCATCGTGCATGCGATCTTCCCGTCGCGGCGCGGTTTGCTGCCCTCGGTACGGGCACTGATCGATCACCTGGCCGAAGAGTTCGCCATCAGCGACATGGCCTGA
- a CDS encoding YbfB/YjiJ family MFS transporter, with product MTAETQRAPWLPIWAGLCASLVGIGLARFAYTPLVPALIEAHWFASSAVVYLGAANLAGYLVGALAGRPLARRWSSAAVLRGMMVLVSLAFLACAWPLSVAWFFAWRLLSGVAGGVIMVLAASAILPHVATARRGLASGAIFLGIGLGIAGAASLVPWLLGQGLQETWFGLAALSLLLSLSSWGGWPAEQEHQQGGHAPGPAAVSPAVLVLFGQYALMATALVAPMMFLVDYVSRGLGAGTHAGAMIWGLYGLGAIAGPVLYGLLADHLGARAGIRWVLLAQLAALAVLLGSHDLRLLGAAALLIGSFPPGIVPLALARVHQLVPGHARQNATWSRATVSFASFQAIAGYAYSALFAASGGHYGVLFAVAAGAVVLALLVDMLASDNQAMSLMANSSAR from the coding sequence ATGACTGCAGAAACTCAACGCGCGCCCTGGCTGCCGATCTGGGCCGGGCTGTGTGCCAGCCTGGTCGGTATCGGCCTGGCGCGGTTTGCCTATACACCGCTGGTGCCGGCGCTGATCGAGGCGCACTGGTTCGCGAGCTCGGCGGTGGTCTACCTGGGCGCGGCCAACCTCGCCGGCTACCTGGTCGGCGCCCTGGCCGGCAGGCCGCTGGCAAGGCGCTGGTCGAGCGCAGCGGTATTGCGCGGCATGATGGTGCTGGTCAGCCTGGCATTCCTGGCCTGTGCCTGGCCGCTGTCGGTTGCCTGGTTCTTTGCCTGGCGCCTGCTTTCGGGCGTTGCCGGCGGGGTGATCATGGTGCTGGCGGCCAGCGCGATCCTGCCACATGTCGCTACCGCGCGGCGGGGCCTGGCCAGCGGCGCGATCTTCCTTGGCATTGGCCTGGGCATCGCCGGTGCTGCCAGCCTGGTACCGTGGCTGCTTGGCCAAGGGCTGCAGGAAACCTGGTTCGGGCTGGCCGCGTTGTCACTGCTGTTGAGCCTCAGCAGCTGGGGCGGGTGGCCGGCCGAGCAGGAGCATCAACAGGGCGGCCATGCGCCGGGCCCGGCTGCAGTTTCACCGGCGGTGCTGGTACTGTTCGGGCAATACGCGCTGATGGCCACCGCGTTGGTGGCGCCGATGATGTTCCTGGTGGACTACGTCAGTCGTGGGCTGGGCGCAGGCACTCATGCCGGCGCAATGATCTGGGGGTTGTATGGCCTGGGGGCTATCGCCGGCCCGGTGCTCTACGGGTTGCTGGCTGACCATCTGGGGGCGCGTGCCGGCATCCGCTGGGTGTTGCTGGCACAACTGGCTGCCCTGGCTGTGCTGCTGGGTAGCCACGACCTGCGCCTGCTGGGGGCCGCAGCGCTGCTGATCGGCTCGTTCCCGCCCGGCATCGTGCCGCTGGCGCTGGCGCGGGTCCATCAACTGGTGCCGGGGCATGCCCGACAGAATGCTACCTGGAGCCGTGCTACGGTGTCCTTCGCCAGCTTCCAGGCCATTGCCGGCTACGCCTATTCGGCGCTGTTCGCCGCCAGCGGTGGCCACTACGGCGTGCTGTTCGCCGTGGCGGCCGGTGCCGTGGTGCTGGCGCTGCTGGTGGACATGCTGGCCAGCGACAATCAGGCCATGTCGCTGATGGCGAACTCTTCGGCCAGGTGA
- a CDS encoding LysR family transcriptional regulator, with the protein MNWDDTRVFLALCRERTLRGAARSLGVDQATVGRRLASLEQALHATLFLRAASGYTLTPAGETAMRAAVEMEAAAAGLQRQVLGLDDRLGGVVRVTTTDSFALDFIIPAVARLRMEHPGIEVQLQASTQMLNLSQREADIAVRTQKPDNPELVVRRLARWQSGLFASRDYLQRFGEPAPGSRFAGHELVVYQPYLDSGKEVMLAGEPIARGRIAMTCTSGLMVRRALASGLGLGELPVPLGERDGLQQVWAHGKPYDIWLVTHQDVRRTARVRAVIEAIVQAFAD; encoded by the coding sequence ATGAACTGGGACGACACCCGTGTCTTTCTCGCCCTGTGCCGGGAGCGGACGCTGCGCGGCGCAGCCCGCAGCCTGGGTGTCGACCAGGCGACGGTCGGCCGCCGCCTTGCTTCGCTGGAACAAGCGCTGCACGCCACGCTGTTCCTGCGTGCGGCCAGTGGCTATACGCTGACCCCCGCTGGCGAAACGGCGATGCGCGCAGCCGTCGAGATGGAAGCTGCCGCCGCCGGCCTGCAGCGGCAGGTACTCGGCCTCGACGACCGCCTTGGCGGCGTGGTCCGGGTCACCACTACCGACTCCTTCGCCCTGGACTTCATCATTCCCGCGGTTGCCCGGCTACGCATGGAACATCCCGGAATAGAGGTGCAGCTGCAGGCTTCCACGCAAATGCTCAACCTCAGCCAGCGCGAAGCGGATATTGCCGTGCGCACGCAAAAACCGGACAACCCGGAGCTGGTGGTGCGCCGGCTGGCACGCTGGCAGAGTGGCCTGTTCGCTTCACGGGATTATCTGCAGCGCTTTGGCGAACCCGCGCCGGGCAGCAGGTTTGCCGGGCATGAGCTGGTGGTCTACCAACCTTATCTGGACAGCGGCAAGGAGGTGATGCTGGCTGGTGAGCCGATCGCACGCGGGCGCATTGCCATGACCTGCACCTCAGGGTTGATGGTGCGGCGGGCACTGGCCAGCGGGCTCGGGTTGGGCGAGTTGCCGGTGCCGCTGGGTGAGCGGGATGGGTTGCAACAGGTGTGGGCGCACGGCAAGCCTTATGACATCTGGCTGGTGACCCATCAGGACGTGCGGCGTACCGCCCGTGTACGGGCGGTGATCGAAGCGATTGTGCAGGCGTTCGCTGACTAG
- a CDS encoding OprD family porin, producing the protein MIRANPGPGRALLATLALCPLLSQADEAGWSLLSRNYFLHSDFRSPSGSGQNYRQEWAQGFIGDIRSGFTEGTLGVGIDAHGFLGFKLDGGRGHAGTGLLPRDSDGRAESGYSSAGAALKLRLGDTQLRYGEMTVETPVFDTADKRLHPEYATGWLLENRSLPDWRLQAGRFTAFNNQDNSASHDDFSGYGASTANHAISLAGATFAPPGPFGAALYAGQLQDTWRQAYLNLNLAEGNWRLDGNLYKTRDTGNASAGAIDTLAYSLLARYSFGAQALSLGYQKVEGDTPFDFVGGDSIYLANSIKYADFNGPGERSWQIRHDLDFATLGVPGLSLMGRYVSGRGIDGSHAPARGAYVGQYGQGGKHWERDIDLKYVVQSGAARDLSLSLSHVSHRANQAQAGDDIDRLYLIIEYPLKGSF; encoded by the coding sequence ATGATCCGCGCAAACCCCGGACCAGGCCGCGCCCTGCTCGCCACCCTTGCCCTCTGCCCACTGCTCAGCCAGGCCGACGAAGCTGGCTGGTCGCTGCTCAGCCGCAACTACTTCCTGCACAGCGACTTCCGCTCGCCCTCCGGTAGCGGCCAGAACTACCGCCAGGAATGGGCCCAGGGCTTCATCGGCGACATCCGTTCCGGTTTCACCGAAGGCACGCTCGGCGTCGGTATCGATGCCCACGGTTTTCTCGGCTTCAAGCTCGACGGCGGTCGCGGCCATGCCGGTACCGGCCTGCTGCCGCGCGACAGTGATGGCCGCGCCGAGTCCGGCTACTCCAGTGCCGGCGCTGCACTCAAGCTGCGCCTGGGCGACACCCAGCTGCGCTACGGCGAGATGACCGTGGAAACCCCGGTGTTCGATACCGCCGACAAACGCCTGCACCCGGAATATGCCACCGGCTGGTTGCTGGAGAACCGCAGCCTGCCCGACTGGCGCCTGCAAGCCGGGCGCTTCACTGCCTTCAACAACCAGGACAACAGCGCTAGCCATGATGATTTCAGCGGCTACGGCGCCAGCACCGCCAACCACGCCATCAGCCTGGCCGGCGCCACCTTCGCGCCCCCAGGCCCATTTGGCGCTGCGCTGTACGCCGGGCAGTTGCAGGACACCTGGCGCCAGGCCTATCTCAACCTGAACCTTGCCGAGGGCAACTGGCGCCTGGACGGTAACCTGTACAAGACCCGCGACACCGGCAACGCCAGCGCCGGGGCGATCGACACCCTCGCCTACAGCTTGCTGGCCAGGTACAGCTTCGGTGCCCAGGCGCTGAGCCTGGGCTATCAGAAGGTCGAAGGCGACACCCCGTTCGACTTCGTCGGTGGCGACTCCATCTACCTGGCCAACTCGATCAAGTACGCCGACTTCAACGGCCCCGGCGAGCGCTCCTGGCAAATCCGCCATGACCTCGATTTCGCCACCCTCGGTGTGCCCGGCCTGAGCCTGATGGGCCGCTACGTCAGCGGCCGCGGCATCGACGGCAGCCACGCCCCGGCACGCGGCGCCTACGTCGGCCAGTATGGCCAGGGCGGCAAGCACTGGGAGCGCGACATCGACCTGAAATACGTGGTGCAGTCGGGCGCCGCCAGGGACTTGAGCCTGTCGCTCTCCCATGTCAGCCACCGCGCCAACCAGGCCCAGGCCGGCGATGACATCGATCGCCTCTACCTGATCATCGAATACCCACTCAAAGGCAGCTTCTGA
- a CDS encoding MFS transporter — MSTSPSGAWSPLRNTTFRMLWLATIASNIGTWMHEVGAGWLMTTLSASPLHVALIQVAGSLPMFFLALPAGAAADIVDKRRYLLLVQLWMAGVAAVLAALTLLGLMNVTLLLVLTLALGIGTALMMPAWSALTPELVGKQDLANAVALSSVGINVSRAIGPALAGVVVSMVGPWLTFALNAISFAGVILVLLLWKREVKEPLLPAERFVGAMRTGLRFARSAKPLQAVMLRALAFFFCASAGTSLLPLIVRGEMRGSAADFGLLLAAIGIGAVAGATLLPRLRERISRDRLVMLASLLYALFLLALALVRNFYVLLPAMLLSGAAWIAVLSNLQVAAQTSVPAWVRARALSVYILIFFGAMAAGGLLWGTLASHASITLSLLLAAGGLAFGTLLTCRVTLPETEAEELTPSLHWPVPVLSDELDQDNGPVMVTVEYHIEPAKAAAFQRAARELEAMRKRNGALSWGLMRDSADPAVWLEFFFEESWLEHLRHHHRVTRGELKIEARVRMLQTDGVEVKIRHLLAGGEHKAHH; from the coding sequence ATGAGCACATCCCCTTCAGGCGCCTGGAGCCCGTTGCGCAACACCACCTTCCGCATGCTGTGGCTCGCCACCATTGCCTCCAACATCGGCACCTGGATGCACGAGGTAGGCGCCGGCTGGCTGATGACCACGCTGTCGGCCAGCCCGCTGCACGTGGCGCTGATCCAGGTGGCCGGCTCGCTGCCGATGTTCTTCCTGGCCCTGCCGGCCGGCGCCGCGGCGGATATCGTCGACAAGCGCCGCTACCTGTTGCTGGTGCAACTGTGGATGGCCGGCGTGGCCGCTGTACTGGCGGCCCTGACCTTGCTCGGGCTGATGAACGTCACCTTGCTGCTGGTACTGACCCTGGCGCTGGGCATCGGTACGGCACTGATGATGCCGGCGTGGAGCGCGCTGACGCCGGAGCTGGTGGGCAAGCAGGACCTGGCCAACGCAGTGGCGCTTTCCAGTGTCGGCATCAATGTGTCCCGTGCCATCGGCCCGGCATTGGCAGGGGTAGTGGTGAGCATGGTCGGCCCGTGGCTGACCTTTGCCTTGAATGCCATCTCGTTCGCTGGCGTGATCCTGGTGTTGTTGCTGTGGAAACGCGAAGTGAAGGAGCCACTGCTGCCGGCCGAGCGCTTCGTTGGCGCCATGCGTACCGGCTTGCGTTTCGCCCGCAGTGCCAAACCGTTGCAGGCGGTGATGCTGCGCGCGCTGGCGTTCTTTTTCTGCGCCAGTGCCGGTACTTCGCTGCTGCCGCTGATCGTGCGTGGCGAGATGCGCGGCAGCGCAGCAGATTTCGGCCTGCTGCTGGCCGCCATCGGTATTGGCGCAGTGGCTGGCGCCACCTTGCTGCCACGCCTGCGCGAACGCATCAGTCGCGACCGCCTGGTGATGCTGGCCAGCCTGCTGTATGCCCTGTTCCTGTTGGCCTTGGCGCTGGTGCGTAACTTTTATGTGCTATTGCCGGCGATGCTGCTCAGCGGCGCGGCGTGGATCGCAGTGCTGTCCAACCTACAAGTGGCGGCGCAGACCTCGGTGCCGGCCTGGGTGCGGGCGCGCGCGTTGTCGGTGTACATCCTGATCTTCTTCGGTGCCATGGCCGCTGGCGGGCTGCTGTGGGGCACGCTGGCCAGTCATGCATCGATCACCCTGAGCTTGCTGCTGGCCGCAGGCGGGCTGGCTTTCGGCACCTTGCTGACCTGCAGGGTGACGCTGCCGGAAACCGAAGCCGAAGAGCTGACCCCGTCGCTGCACTGGCCGGTGCCGGTGCTGAGCGATGAGCTGGACCAGGACAACGGGCCAGTGATGGTCACCGTCGAGTACCACATCGAACCGGCCAAGGCCGCCGCCTTCCAGCGGGCCGCGCGGGAGCTGGAGGCGATGCGCAAGCGCAATGGCGCATTGTCGTGGGGGTTGATGCGCGACAGTGCCGATCCGGCAGTGTGGCTGGAGTTCTTTTTTGAAGAGTCGTGGCTGGAGCATTTGCGGCACCACCACCGGGTGACCCGGGGTGAGCTGAAGATCGAGGCCCGAGTGCGGATGTTGCAGACCGATGGGGTGGAAGTGAAGATCCGGCATCTGTTGGCTGGAGGTGAGCACAAGGCTCACCATTGA